The Halorubrum salinarum genome segment TCAGCCGGGCCGACAGCGCCTCGGCGCACATCGGGGAGCGGCTGCTGGAGGTCGGCGACTGGACGGCGCGCGAGGACGGCTCGCGCCCCGACGCCGACGGGGGCGGGACCTACTACCGGACGGAGGGGTTCGAGCTCCGCGAGTTCGACGACCTCCACATCCGGCTGTCCGACCCGACCGCGGCCTTCGACTGCGACCCCGCGTTCCTCGCGTTCGTCTCCAGGCACTCCGGCGAGACCGGGCGACTCCTCACCGCACACGTCACCGGGAACTTCGGCGGCGCCGAGTACGGCGGCGAGCCGGAGTCGCTGGCGCGGGCCGCGCCGGGCGCCGAGAAGCGCGTCGTGGAGGCGCTCGCGCGGCACGCGCCCGAGGGGTACGAGGTCGGCATCGAGTGCACCCACCACGGCCCGACCGACGTCGCCGTCCCGTCGCTGTTCGTCGAACTGGGGTCCGACGAGCCGGAGTGGGAGGACCCGGACGCCGCCCGGGCGGTCGCGCGGGCGGTCCTCGACCTGCGGGGGACCGGCGCGGACCTGACGGCGGACGACGCCGTCGCGGCGGCCGACGCGGGCGACGCCGGGAGCCGGCCCCGCCACGTCGTCGGCTTCGGCGGGGGCCACTACGCGCCGCGGTTCACTCGGATCGTTCGCGAGACCGAGTGGGCCGTGGGGCACGTCGGCGCCGACTGGGCGCTCGGGGAGCTCGGCGCGCCCGACGCCAACCGCCGGGTGATCGAGGCCGCGTTCGAGCGGAGCCGCGCCGAGCGGGCCGTGATCGACGGCGACCGCCCCGACCTCGCGGCGGTGATCGAGGATCTCGGGTACGAAGTGGTGAGCGAGACGTGGGTCCGCGAGGTCGGCGACGCGCCGCTCGCGCTCGTCGAACGGCTGGAGGCCGAGATCGGGTCCGTCGACGACGGCCTGCGGTTCGGCGCGGTCGCGGTCGACGACGCGCTCGGCCCCGACTCGGAAGCGGTCGACGGCGATAGCGACGCGGTCCGCGTCCGGGACCTCCCGGCGGACCTGCTCGCGCGGGCCCAGGGGCTCGACGCGGACGCAGCGCGCGCGGCGGTCGAGCGCGTCGCCGTCGCGTTCGACACGGAGCAGGGCGGCGCGCGGGCGGCCGGGCGCGTCGCGTTCTCGAGGGCCTCGGAGGCGCCGGGGTACGCAGACCTGATCGAGGGGCTGGTCGACGTGCTGGAGACCGGGTACGACGCGGTCGAGGTGTCGCCGGAGGGGACGGCGGTGGTCGCCCGGGAGACGGCGTTCGACCCGTCGCTGGCGGCCGAACGAGGCGTCCCGGAGGGGCCCGCGTTCGGTCGGTTGGCCGACGGGGAGCCGGTCGAGGTCGACGGCGAGACCGTGACGCCGGAGGCGGTGTCGCGCGCGCGTACCGACCGCTTCCCGATCGACGGCGCGGCCCTGAAATAATTTATAAGCGGTCCCGCGGGCGTCGTCGCCGCCGTCCGGGCCGTGCGCG includes the following:
- a CDS encoding D-aminoacyl-tRNA deacylase is translated as MIAIVVSRADSASAHIGERLLEVGDWTAREDGSRPDADGGGTYYRTEGFELREFDDLHIRLSDPTAAFDCDPAFLAFVSRHSGETGRLLTAHVTGNFGGAEYGGEPESLARAAPGAEKRVVEALARHAPEGYEVGIECTHHGPTDVAVPSLFVELGSDEPEWEDPDAARAVARAVLDLRGTGADLTADDAVAAADAGDAGSRPRHVVGFGGGHYAPRFTRIVRETEWAVGHVGADWALGELGAPDANRRVIEAAFERSRAERAVIDGDRPDLAAVIEDLGYEVVSETWVREVGDAPLALVERLEAEIGSVDDGLRFGAVAVDDALGPDSEAVDGDSDAVRVRDLPADLLARAQGLDADAARAAVERVAVAFDTEQGGARAAGRVAFSRASEAPGYADLIEGLVDVLETGYDAVEVSPEGTAVVARETAFDPSLAAERGVPEGPAFGRLADGEPVEVDGETVTPEAVSRARTDRFPIDGAALK